One genomic region from Spirulina subsalsa PCC 9445 encodes:
- a CDS encoding GPW/gp25 family protein has protein sequence MDIDFLGVGWSFPVQLDEEQQIATAKYEAAVRQSIWAILSTARGERLMRPEFGCRIHDHVFAPNTPGTVGQIISDVRSALMEWEPRIDVLDVDLLPQSAQPNLLQISIHYQVRTTTNEFNLVYPFYLQ, from the coding sequence ATGGATATTGATTTTTTGGGAGTGGGTTGGTCATTCCCGGTACAACTGGATGAGGAACAGCAGATTGCGACGGCGAAATATGAGGCGGCGGTGCGACAATCCATCTGGGCTATTCTCAGTACAGCCCGGGGTGAACGGCTGATGCGTCCTGAGTTTGGCTGTCGGATTCATGATCATGTTTTCGCGCCCAATACTCCGGGAACGGTGGGGCAAATTATTAGCGATGTACGGTCGGCTTTGATGGAATGGGAACCTCGGATTGATGTTTTAGATGTTGATTTGTTGCCCCAATCTGCCCAGCCGAATTTATTACAAATTTCGATTCATTATCAAGTCAGAACGACTACTAATGAATTTAATTTAGTTTATCCTTTCTATTTGCAATAA
- a CDS encoding phage baseplate assembly protein V, translated as MMGFDLLMPPDQSARFYGVTIAVVTNIKDEDGLGRIKVKFPWLTDEDESPWARVMTPMAGDDRGFYFLPEVDDEVLVAFEHGDMAFPYILGSLWNGKDKPPEKNDDGENNKRLIKSRSGHMIILDDTEDKEQVIIQDKSGKNKIMIDCENDEMTIEVEKDLKIKAKGKISLKSSDDDLVIECNNLQIKTQQDCEIEAGSNCKIKAQTKAEFEAQSGLELTCSAGVKVNNSALEVM; from the coding sequence ATGATGGGATTTGATTTATTAATGCCTCCTGACCAATCCGCCCGATTTTATGGGGTGACAATTGCGGTAGTGACTAATATTAAAGATGAGGATGGATTAGGACGAATTAAGGTAAAATTTCCTTGGTTAACGGATGAGGATGAGAGTCCTTGGGCGCGAGTGATGACTCCGATGGCGGGGGATGATCGGGGGTTTTACTTTTTGCCGGAGGTGGATGATGAGGTGTTAGTCGCGTTTGAACATGGGGATATGGCGTTTCCCTATATTTTGGGCAGTTTATGGAATGGAAAAGATAAGCCACCGGAAAAAAATGATGATGGAGAAAATAATAAACGTCTGATTAAGTCTCGCAGTGGTCACATGATTATTCTGGATGATACGGAAGATAAGGAGCAGGTGATTATTCAGGATAAAAGTGGCAAGAATAAAATTATGATTGACTGCGAAAATGATGAGATGACAATTGAGGTAGAGAAGGATTTAAAAATTAAGGCGAAGGGTAAGATTTCTTTAAAAAGCAGTGATGATGATTTGGTGATTGAGTGTAACAATTTGCAGATTAAGACCCAACAAGATTGTGAAATTGAGGCGGGTTCAAACTGTAAGATTAAGGCACAAACTAAAGCGGAGTTTGAGGCACAGTCTGGGCTGGAGTTGACTTGTTCTGCTGGAGTGAAAGTTAATAATAGTGCGTTGGAAGTGATGTAA
- a CDS encoding phage late control D family protein, whose amino-acid sequence MSNYSGAKTLAPNVEILVQGKKLSAKTDADLIGVQVFEDIDAPSMFTLELISWDLPKEKFTWVDDDLFDLGNEVEIKMGYENSLQTVIYGEITGLEPEFSQGSTPRLVVRGHDLRHRLLRGTKTKSFTKMKDSEIFSNIARQRSLTPQVKDSDVQHDYVLQRNQTDWDFLRGRAERIGYEIVIEKKNISFKPPQNDGQKVMTLKFKENLSEFFPRLSTMNQVEKVEVRGWLPEDKKEVLGKAGSGKEGSKMGGQKTGPKVVETFGESTATIVHQPVATKAEADEIALGQFKDMAIAYITAEGTCPGNPTLRIAKVIEIEQVGKRFSGLYYVTSTEHFYSQRSGYKTSFTARRTAS is encoded by the coding sequence ATGTCTAACTATTCTGGGGCTAAAACTCTTGCTCCTAATGTGGAAATTTTAGTTCAAGGGAAAAAACTATCGGCGAAAACTGACGCGGATCTGATTGGGGTTCAGGTTTTTGAAGATATTGACGCACCAAGTATGTTTACTTTGGAATTGATTAGTTGGGATTTGCCGAAAGAAAAGTTTACTTGGGTGGATGATGATTTATTTGATTTGGGGAATGAAGTTGAAATTAAAATGGGCTATGAGAATAGTTTGCAGACGGTTATTTATGGGGAAATTACGGGGCTAGAGCCTGAATTTAGCCAAGGTTCTACACCTCGTTTAGTGGTGCGAGGTCATGATCTCCGACACCGATTGTTACGAGGAACAAAGACTAAATCTTTTACGAAGATGAAGGATAGTGAAATTTTTAGTAATATTGCGCGGCAGAGGAGTTTAACCCCTCAAGTTAAGGATAGTGACGTTCAGCATGATTATGTTTTACAACGAAATCAAACGGATTGGGATTTTTTAAGGGGGCGGGCTGAACGGATTGGTTATGAAATTGTGATTGAGAAAAAAAATATTTCTTTTAAACCGCCCCAAAATGATGGTCAAAAAGTAATGACTTTGAAATTTAAGGAGAATTTAAGCGAGTTTTTTCCGCGCTTAAGTACGATGAATCAGGTGGAAAAGGTGGAGGTTCGAGGCTGGCTACCGGAGGATAAAAAGGAGGTGCTAGGAAAGGCAGGAAGTGGGAAGGAGGGGAGTAAGATGGGGGGGCAAAAAACCGGGCCGAAGGTGGTAGAAACTTTTGGGGAATCGACGGCGACTATTGTTCATCAGCCTGTAGCGACTAAGGCGGAGGCTGATGAAATTGCTTTAGGGCAGTTTAAGGATATGGCGATCGCGTACATCACGGCGGAGGGGACTTGTCCCGGCAATCCCACGCTACGCATTGCGAAGGTGATTGAGATTGAACAGGTCGGAAAACGCTTTAGTGGGCTTTATTATGTGACATCAACTGAACATTTTTATAGTCAAAGATCGGGTTATAAAACGTCATTTACTGCGAGGAGAACTGCATCATGA
- a CDS encoding LysM peptidoglycan-binding domain-containing protein has translation MALEKLKIKAEKDQEGDFAEEIEVLFNPNQLQIDKTGWRVGDGYPVAANELATLTINLFFDTTLSGSPPENVQKHTKKIFNLTHPKIGNSEKRPPRCKLIWGTIGGNDSILLPDGFLERVSKTLTHFLEDGTPVRALLNCTFREWADSEKRKKEANLIDDPVRIVRRGETLSRIAYEEYGDSALWRIIADENKLTNPRILTPGLVLTIPALKGR, from the coding sequence ATGGCTCTAGAAAAATTAAAAATTAAAGCGGAAAAAGATCAAGAAGGGGATTTTGCGGAAGAAATCGAGGTTCTCTTTAATCCCAATCAACTGCAAATTGATAAAACGGGCTGGAGAGTTGGGGACGGTTATCCGGTGGCTGCCAATGAGTTAGCCACTTTGACTATTAACTTATTCTTTGATACTACCCTAAGCGGTTCGCCCCCGGAGAATGTCCAGAAACACACTAAGAAAATTTTTAACCTCACCCATCCCAAAATTGGCAACAGCGAAAAACGACCGCCGCGCTGTAAGTTGATTTGGGGGACTATTGGGGGAAATGATAGTATTTTGCTCCCGGATGGTTTTTTAGAACGAGTGAGTAAAACTTTGACCCATTTTTTGGAAGATGGAACGCCAGTCCGTGCTTTATTAAACTGTACATTCCGAGAGTGGGCGGATTCGGAAAAACGCAAGAAAGAAGCGAATTTAATTGATGATCCGGTGCGGATTGTCCGACGGGGAGAAACGTTGAGTCGGATTGCCTATGAGGAGTATGGAGATTCGGCTTTATGGCGCATTATTGCCGATGAAAATAAGCTCACGAATCCGCGAATTTTAACGCCCGGATTGGTTTTAACGATTCCGGCTTTGAAGGGGAGGTAA
- a CDS encoding phage tail protein: MAKSKQKGGKEKNRDPYMAFNFTVEIEGLTVGGFSEVIGLSGKLELETYVEGGVNHRVHRFPKQMDYPNLVLVRGLTERDDLWKWYEDVTRGKIRLQNGTIILKDSQQSKVLAWNFKKAYPVAWEGPQLNASNGTEVAFERLELVHRGVYKA; the protein is encoded by the coding sequence ATGGCAAAATCTAAGCAGAAAGGAGGGAAAGAGAAAAATCGTGATCCCTATATGGCTTTTAATTTCACCGTAGAAATTGAAGGTTTAACAGTAGGGGGATTCTCAGAGGTCATTGGATTAAGTGGCAAGCTAGAACTTGAGACTTATGTAGAGGGCGGTGTTAATCATCGTGTGCATCGCTTCCCAAAACAGATGGATTATCCTAACTTAGTGTTGGTGCGAGGTTTGACCGAACGGGATGATCTTTGGAAATGGTACGAGGATGTTACACGGGGAAAGATCCGCCTACAAAACGGGACAATTATCTTGAAAGATAGCCAACAATCGAAGGTCTTAGCGTGGAATTTTAAGAAGGCTTATCCGGTAGCGTGGGAAGGGCCACAACTGAACGCATCGAATGGAACAGAGGTTGCATTTGAGCGCTTGGAATTGGTTCATCGGGGCGTGTATAAAGCCTAG
- a CDS encoding DUF6760 family protein translates to MCYPHKRLLEEVAYLSYHFHWSYENVMNMEHWERQQWVAQLSEMNQQINRQSHNSRA, encoded by the coding sequence ATGTGCTACCCCCACAAGCGCTTACTTGAGGAGGTAGCCTACCTTTCTTATCATTTCCATTGGTCCTATGAAAATGTCATGAATATGGAACATTGGGAGCGTCAGCAATGGGTTGCACAATTGTCTGAAATGAATCAACAAATTAATCGACAATCCCATAATAGTCGAGCCTAG
- a CDS encoding phage tail protein codes for MPNIKDTHDPYNGYNFWVEWDGIVHAGFRECSGLTGTRTASLYREGTDKNLAQRQIPGLNSFGNISLKRGFTDNAELWEWHEKLLSGETERRNVSIILADDKGKEQIRWNLENCWPTNWNGPEFNATGSEVAIESLELVHEGITVD; via the coding sequence ATGCCGAATATTAAAGACACTCACGATCCTTATAATGGTTATAACTTTTGGGTTGAATGGGATGGCATTGTTCATGCTGGATTCCGTGAATGTAGTGGTTTAACCGGAACAAGGACAGCGAGTTTGTATCGTGAAGGAACTGATAAAAATTTAGCACAGCGACAGATTCCGGGCTTGAATAGTTTCGGCAATATTAGTCTGAAACGAGGGTTTACAGACAATGCTGAATTGTGGGAATGGCACGAAAAACTGTTAAGTGGAGAAACAGAACGTCGTAATGTTTCTATTATTTTGGCTGATGATAAAGGCAAGGAACAAATTCGCTGGAATTTAGAAAATTGCTGGCCGACTAATTGGAATGGGCCTGAATTTAATGCAACAGGGAGTGAAGTAGCGATTGAGTCCCTAGAATTGGTTCATGAAGGGATCACTGTTGATTAA
- a CDS encoding phage tail sheath family protein, with product MSRFKLPAPTLTAPGVILQDIAPTPREGLMTGVPVFVGGTQAQSDSHGRLDQQQLDYLASPKKLTLWPEFLQQFAEFPLSSYLTQALRGFFENGGRLCYVLLLPQESEQEPLFSLNTATLGHGLEILESLTTIDLICIPDLMQTPSGTEIIHLQSLVLEHCDRMGDRFAILDSINTTNLEEINQQRQQLIGNNGAIYAPWIQVETVAHYIPPCGHIAGIYAQNDRESGVHRAPANYVLNGVLDLSLLFRDQDWQYLNLDYGPGVNCIRSFRNRGIRVWGARSLSQIPGWQYVNVRRLMITLLRWAEYNLGGIIFEPNDTTLWTRVTRELTVYCESLWEQGALQGNEPEEAFYVKCDEETNPPDIRNAGQVLVEIGLSPNTPAEFIVISLIHGNGGVSFA from the coding sequence GTGAGCCGCTTTAAACTCCCTGCCCCAACACTCACCGCCCCCGGTGTCATCCTTCAAGACATTGCCCCCACTCCCAGAGAGGGGTTAATGACAGGTGTTCCGGTGTTTGTTGGAGGGACTCAAGCGCAAAGTGATTCCCACGGAAGGCTAGATCAACAACAACTTGACTATTTAGCCAGCCCCAAAAAACTAACCCTTTGGCCTGAATTTTTGCAACAGTTTGCAGAATTTCCCCTGAGTTCTTATTTAACTCAAGCCCTGCGAGGTTTCTTTGAAAATGGTGGCCGTTTATGTTATGTTCTGCTCTTACCCCAAGAGTCAGAACAAGAGCCATTATTTTCCTTAAACACCGCCACATTAGGTCACGGGTTAGAAATACTGGAATCCCTCACAACCATTGATCTAATCTGTATCCCAGACCTGATGCAGACCCCTTCGGGCACCGAAATCATTCATCTACAATCCCTCGTCCTGGAACATTGTGATCGAATGGGTGATCGTTTCGCCATTCTAGATAGTATTAATACCACTAATCTTGAAGAGATCAATCAACAGCGACAGCAATTAATCGGCAACAATGGCGCGATTTATGCACCTTGGATTCAAGTTGAAACCGTTGCCCATTATATTCCCCCTTGTGGACATATTGCGGGGATTTATGCCCAGAATGATCGAGAGAGTGGAGTCCATCGCGCCCCCGCTAACTATGTGTTGAATGGTGTATTAGACCTGAGTCTTTTATTTAGAGATCAGGATTGGCAATATCTCAATCTAGACTATGGCCCTGGGGTGAACTGCATTCGGAGTTTTAGAAATCGCGGGATTCGGGTTTGGGGGGCCAGAAGTCTAAGCCAAATTCCGGGTTGGCAGTATGTCAATGTCCGACGACTGATGATTACCCTTTTGCGCTGGGCTGAATATAACTTAGGGGGAATTATTTTTGAACCCAACGACACAACACTCTGGACTCGCGTCACCCGAGAATTAACAGTTTACTGTGAATCTCTGTGGGAGCAAGGCGCTCTCCAAGGCAACGAACCAGAAGAGGCGTTTTATGTCAAGTGTGATGAAGAAACCAACCCGCCCGATATTCGGAATGCAGGTCAAGTTTTAGTCGAAATCGGTTTATCCCCCAACACACCCGCAGAGTTTATTGTCATTTCTCTGATTCATGGTAATGGTGGTGTCAGCTTTGCCTAA
- a CDS encoding phage tail sheath family protein, translating into MPTYLSPGVYVEEVPSGLAPIAGVGTSTAGFIGVIALTETLTGSESESAEEAAAGDSTSTSKKDKSAAKKKLAKKGDFLPSNDTYSVVLQDQKTGDDSVVSSESVPAGEVKLCTNFSEYKKYFGDFSAHPGHSILTHAVYGFFRNGGTRCFVLWIPAEKQMDAALDVFEAIDEIAIVAAPGVTSKAILAKLDIHCRSLGDRFAILDAEEDIPIDQLKPGTPKILGNSDYAALYFPWIEVFDPILNQPKYIPPSGYVAGVYARVDNQRGVHKAPANEPLLGAIGLKQEISKIKQEPLNQVGINCIRNMNGNIRIWGARTLGSGQDNPDFKYINIRRHFNYIRESIDQGTQWTVFEPNTPELWARIRRNISAFLTNEWRKGALFGTSPQEAFFVKCDAETNPIDVRKLGQVVTEIGVAVIEPAEFVIFRITQLVNEDQ; encoded by the coding sequence ATGCCTACTTATTTATCCCCCGGTGTTTATGTTGAAGAAGTTCCATCAGGACTCGCTCCCATTGCGGGAGTAGGAACCAGTACCGCCGGATTTATCGGTGTGATTGCCCTGACCGAAACCCTCACCGGAAGCGAATCAGAATCCGCCGAAGAGGCCGCGGCTGGGGACTCAACCTCTACGTCTAAAAAAGACAAAAGCGCGGCGAAAAAGAAACTGGCGAAAAAAGGAGACTTTCTCCCCAGTAATGACACCTATTCCGTCGTCCTTCAGGATCAAAAAACCGGAGATGATTCTGTGGTGTCATCTGAATCCGTCCCGGCCGGAGAAGTCAAACTTTGTACAAACTTTAGTGAATATAAAAAATACTTTGGCGACTTTTCCGCCCATCCCGGACACAGTATCCTAACCCATGCCGTTTATGGATTCTTTCGCAACGGTGGGACTCGGTGTTTTGTCCTTTGGATACCCGCCGAAAAACAAATGGATGCCGCTTTAGATGTCTTTGAAGCCATTGATGAAATTGCCATTGTCGCCGCTCCGGGTGTAACATCCAAGGCAATCCTAGCCAAGTTGGATATTCATTGTCGTTCATTAGGCGATCGCTTCGCCATCCTCGATGCAGAAGAAGACATTCCCATCGATCAACTCAAACCCGGCACCCCCAAAATTCTCGGTAACTCCGATTATGCCGCCCTGTACTTCCCTTGGATTGAAGTCTTTGATCCCATCCTCAACCAGCCCAAATATATTCCCCCCAGTGGCTATGTCGCAGGAGTCTACGCCCGAGTTGACAATCAGCGCGGAGTACACAAAGCACCCGCTAATGAACCCCTGCTCGGTGCCATTGGCTTAAAGCAAGAAATCAGCAAAATTAAACAAGAACCCCTGAACCAAGTGGGGATCAACTGCATCCGAAATATGAACGGCAACATCCGGATCTGGGGCGCACGCACCCTAGGTTCCGGCCAAGACAATCCCGACTTTAAATACATCAACATTCGGAGGCACTTCAACTATATCCGCGAATCCATTGATCAAGGAACCCAGTGGACCGTTTTTGAACCCAACACCCCCGAACTTTGGGCGCGAATTCGGCGCAACATTTCCGCCTTTTTAACCAATGAATGGCGCAAAGGAGCCCTATTTGGCACCAGTCCTCAAGAAGCCTTCTTTGTCAAATGTGATGCCGAAACCAACCCCATTGACGTTCGGAAACTCGGTCAAGTCGTCACCGAAATTGGCGTAGCCGTCATTGAACCCGCCGAATTTGTGATCTTCCGCATCACCCAGTTAGTAAACGAAGATCAATAA
- a CDS encoding carboxypeptidase-like regulatory domain-containing protein, with translation MIPLKRRHRIALAGQVNNEVTGNAIAQATVKIVQAPDAFIQRLILKIRLYGLPRPLARPGWSNPSFPQSLTDPNLTLGEKFQILQQLFDHLDQKHKNPSSHAIPDRTKTAPDGWFYFTDLPPGCYQLEASLPRAKLRYSTASLTVEIEDPLKNNQPSKNSRFSDKLDLNLWIKPTTLVGQIIDAENQEMIDLATVKINQSEDPTLRFETISFKANGFKANGSKAISSRTIRSQTIEDYDLGNWNYCLSAFEPQDPLTTVTVSAQGYISQTQNIPIQTGEIKKLNFQLHAQR, from the coding sequence ATGATTCCCTTAAAACGTCGTCATCGGATTGCCCTCGCTGGACAGGTCAACAATGAGGTCACAGGAAATGCGATCGCCCAAGCCACCGTCAAAATAGTTCAAGCCCCCGATGCCTTTATTCAGAGGCTGATCTTGAAAATCCGCTTGTATGGCTTACCCCGACCTCTCGCCCGCCCCGGATGGTCTAACCCCTCCTTTCCCCAATCCCTCACAGACCCCAACCTCACCCTAGGAGAGAAATTCCAAATCCTTCAACAGCTTTTTGATCACCTAGATCAGAAACACAAAAACCCATCCTCTCACGCCATCCCAGATCGGACAAAAACCGCCCCCGATGGTTGGTTTTACTTCACCGATTTACCCCCCGGTTGTTATCAGCTTGAAGCCTCTCTTCCTAGAGCAAAATTACGCTATAGCACCGCATCCTTGACCGTAGAAATTGAAGACCCACTAAAAAACAATCAACCCTCAAAAAATAGCCGATTTTCTGATAAACTGGATCTAAACCTATGGATAAAACCGACAACCCTTGTAGGTCAGATCATAGACGCAGAAAATCAAGAAATGATCGACCTTGCGACGGTTAAAATTAACCAGAGTGAAGACCCGACCCTCAGATTTGAAACCATCAGTTTTAAAGCCAATGGGTTTAAAGCCAATGGTTCTAAAGCCATCAGTTCCAGAACCATTAGATCCCAAACCATCGAAGATTATGATCTCGGAAACTGGAACTATTGCCTGAGTGCCTTTGAGCCACAAGATCCCTTAACTACCGTTACCGTATCCGCTCAAGGTTATATCAGCCAAACCCAAAACATTCCCATTCAAACAGGAGAAATCAAAAAACTGAACTTTCAACTCCATGCTCAAAGATAA
- a CDS encoding DUF4255 domain-containing protein — protein MLEDLDSSLKRFLLYGLPELQNQSETQVSISFVTPLEGEIQQKPAINLFLYDVRENLELRRGDWAMERKANGTAIKIQPPARINCSYLITVWVNGDDPQEEHHLLSQILKLLLHHPVLPPELLQGSLGNQDYPVLLKALQPGYLQSPGEFWQALGGRPKLSLHCMATIAIPIEQDTGEWPLVLENQPRLSRLS, from the coding sequence ATGCTGGAGGATTTAGATAGCAGCCTGAAGCGATTTTTACTCTACGGCTTGCCAGAACTGCAAAATCAATCAGAAACCCAGGTTTCGATTAGTTTTGTCACGCCCTTAGAAGGGGAAATTCAACAAAAACCCGCCATTAATTTGTTTCTCTATGATGTGCGAGAAAACTTGGAACTCCGCCGTGGAGACTGGGCAATGGAGCGCAAAGCAAACGGGACGGCGATTAAAATTCAGCCTCCCGCCCGCATTAATTGTTCTTATTTAATCACCGTCTGGGTTAATGGCGATGATCCTCAAGAAGAACATCACCTTCTCAGTCAGATCCTGAAACTGCTCCTACACCATCCAGTTTTGCCCCCAGAACTGCTCCAAGGTAGCTTAGGGAATCAAGACTATCCCGTACTGTTGAAAGCCCTGCAACCGGGGTATTTACAGAGTCCGGGAGAGTTTTGGCAAGCCCTAGGAGGCCGCCCGAAACTGTCATTACACTGTATGGCAACCATCGCCATTCCCATTGAGCAGGATACGGGAGAATGGCCTTTAGTCTTGGAAAATCAACCCCGCCTCTCCCGTCTGTCTTAA
- the lepA gene encoding translation elongation factor 4 produces the protein MTDVPVSRIRNFSIIAHIDHGKSTLADRLLQATGTVEDRKMKQQFLDNMELERERGITIKLQAARMVYKDQAGEEYVLNLIDTPGHVDFSYEVSRSLVACEGALLVVDASQGVEAQTLANVYLALEQNLEIIPVLNKIDLPGAEPERVIQEIEEVVGLDCSQAILASAKEGIGVPDILESIVHLVPPPRDTVTEPLRALIFDSYYDAYRGVIVYFRVMDGRVKKGDRVRLMASGKEYQIDELGVLSPHQIEVDELHAGEVGYFAAAIKAVEDARVGDTITLANSPAPEPLPGYTEAKPMVFCGLFPTDSDQYEDLREALEKLKLSDAALSYEPETSTAMGFGFRCGFLGLLHMEIVQERLEREYDLELITTAPSVIYRVTTTAGEVFEIDNPSQLPPATNREKIEEPYVAVEIITPEDYVGTLMDLCQTRRGVFKDMRYFAQNRTTLVYDLPLAEVVTDFFDQLKSRSRGYASMEYHFIGYREDALVKLDILVNGDQVDSLAMIVHRDKAYSVGRALVEKLKELIPRHQFKIPLQASIGTRIIASEHIPALRKDVLAKCYGGDISRKKKLLQKQAKGKKRMKSIGTVDVPQEAFMAVLRLE, from the coding sequence ATGACTGACGTTCCCGTATCCCGGATTCGCAATTTTTCGATTATTGCCCATATCGATCATGGTAAATCAACCTTGGCCGACCGTCTCCTACAGGCGACTGGCACCGTTGAAGATCGCAAGATGAAACAGCAGTTCCTCGACAACATGGAGTTAGAACGGGAACGGGGGATTACCATTAAATTACAGGCTGCTCGGATGGTGTATAAAGACCAAGCGGGAGAGGAATATGTCCTCAACTTGATTGACACTCCCGGCCATGTAGACTTTTCCTATGAGGTGTCCCGCTCTCTGGTGGCCTGTGAGGGGGCGCTCTTGGTGGTGGATGCCTCCCAAGGGGTAGAAGCCCAAACCTTGGCTAATGTCTATCTCGCCCTTGAACAGAATTTAGAAATTATCCCGGTTTTGAATAAAATCGACCTGCCGGGGGCTGAACCAGAACGGGTGATCCAAGAAATTGAGGAAGTGGTGGGCTTAGATTGTAGTCAAGCCATTTTAGCTTCTGCCAAGGAAGGGATCGGGGTTCCCGACATTTTAGAATCCATTGTGCATCTGGTTCCCCCGCCCCGAGATACGGTAACAGAACCCTTGCGGGCGTTGATTTTCGATAGTTATTATGATGCCTACCGGGGGGTGATTGTTTATTTTCGGGTGATGGATGGGAGGGTGAAAAAAGGCGATCGCGTTCGTCTCATGGCCTCGGGTAAAGAGTACCAAATTGATGAACTTGGCGTACTCTCCCCCCACCAAATCGAAGTAGACGAACTGCACGCCGGAGAAGTCGGTTATTTCGCCGCCGCCATCAAAGCCGTAGAAGATGCCCGAGTGGGGGATACTATCACCCTCGCCAACAGTCCGGCACCCGAACCCTTACCCGGTTACACCGAAGCCAAACCCATGGTCTTCTGTGGCCTGTTCCCCACGGACTCAGATCAATATGAGGATCTGCGGGAAGCCCTCGAAAAGCTGAAACTCAGCGATGCCGCCCTCTCCTACGAACCGGAAACCTCCACCGCCATGGGGTTTGGCTTCCGTTGCGGCTTTTTAGGCTTGCTCCACATGGAAATTGTCCAAGAGCGCCTAGAGCGGGAATATGATCTTGAACTGATTACAACAGCCCCCTCGGTGATCTATCGCGTAACCACCACCGCCGGAGAAGTCTTTGAGATTGACAATCCTAGTCAGTTACCCCCAGCCACCAACCGGGAGAAAATCGAGGAGCCCTATGTGGCCGTGGAAATTATCACCCCAGAGGACTATGTAGGAACCCTGATGGACTTGTGCCAAACACGGCGGGGGGTATTCAAGGATATGCGCTACTTCGCCCAAAATCGCACCACGTTGGTTTATGATTTGCCCTTAGCGGAAGTGGTAACGGACTTTTTTGATCAACTCAAATCCCGTTCTCGTGGTTATGCCAGTATGGAGTACCACTTTATTGGCTATCGAGAGGATGCCCTCGTCAAGTTGGATATTTTGGTCAACGGGGATCAGGTGGACTCCCTCGCTATGATTGTCCATCGGGATAAAGCCTACAGTGTAGGGCGGGCTTTAGTAGAAAAACTGAAAGAATTAATCCCCCGTCATCAGTTTAAGATTCCCCTACAGGCTTCCATCGGCACCCGCATTATTGCCAGTGAACATATTCCGGCCTTGCGGAAAGATGTGTTAGCCAAGTGTTATGGCGGGGATATTAGCCGTAAGAAAAAACTGTTACAGAAACAAGCCAAAGGGAAAAAGCGGATGAAATCCATCGGCACCGTAGATGTTCCCCAAGAGGCGTTTATGGCGGTTTTACGCTTGGAATAG
- a CDS encoding AAA family ATPase, translating to MKIQVKNLGVLKQAEFSLGEITIICGGNNTGKSYATYALYGFLSSWKYLVKELNTLIMLSQDKPYLKDIAKQEGYSLDELLSVDQVKAYIAEQGLISVEGKSRRSRCQTLIPAKITPEFGVEITSFDTAIAEMNRIQEAIVWGGE from the coding sequence ATGAAAATTCAGGTTAAAAATTTAGGCGTTCTCAAACAAGCGGAGTTTTCCCTAGGAGAGATTACCATTATTTGCGGAGGGAATAACACGGGAAAAAGTTATGCAACTTACGCACTGTATGGCTTTTTATCATCGTGGAAATATCTGGTTAAAGAACTGAATACTTTGATTATGTTAAGTCAAGATAAACCTTATTTAAAAGACATTGCCAAGCAGGAAGGATATAGTTTAGATGAACTTTTATCTGTTGATCAAGTGAAAGCCTATATTGCAGAACAGGGTTTAATTTCAGTAGAAGGGAAAAGTCGTCGGAGTCGTTGTCAAACGTTAATCCCAGCGAAAATAACACCAGAATTTGGCGTAGAGATCACAAGTTTTGATACGGCTATTGCTGAAATGAATCGGATTCAAGAGGCTATTGTTTGGGGTGGTGAGTAG
- a CDS encoding P-II family nitrogen regulator, with protein sequence MTQQASKLVIVTEKLLLKKIVKIIDEAGATGYTVIETGGKGSRNVRSSGQPTVSDTNSNIKIEVLTANRDMALKISDEVAARFFNDYSGIAYLCDVMEVLHAHKF encoded by the coding sequence ATGACCCAGCAAGCCAGCAAGCTCGTCATTGTCACAGAAAAGTTATTGCTGAAAAAGATCGTCAAAATCATCGACGAAGCCGGGGCTACCGGGTACACAGTGATTGAAACTGGCGGGAAAGGGAGTCGCAACGTGCGCTCCTCGGGACAACCCACCGTTTCCGACACCAACTCGAATATAAAAATCGAGGTACTCACTGCCAATCGGGATATGGCCCTGAAGATTTCCGATGAAGTCGCAGCGCGGTTTTTCAACGATTATTCCGGTATCGCCTATCTCTGTGACGTGATGGAGGTACTGCACGCGCACAAGTTTTGA